Proteins found in one Triticum urartu cultivar G1812 chromosome 4, Tu2.1, whole genome shotgun sequence genomic segment:
- the LOC125553821 gene encoding uncharacterized protein LOC125553821 — MAAAGNQPHLPHPSPATLLNAVLDESTSLDNRNDQWTEEAARELGNIAVAVRANAQARNVAGTRAELTSTVQHLTPLLCHFMSEGLQMRKLRRMFRTAVGAPMVPAAAPDLPPFFHVGDQCMSQAEISNGILRNTSESMSGRVNAALTLLDAVEAGATNPDEVWGSINEHLEEVTTYTEMMVAQHTALSLHMRCVVMSIAAGVRLYLPA, encoded by the coding sequence ATGGCCGCCGCAGGGAACCAGCCCCACCTCCCCCACCCAAGCCCCGCTACCCTGCTCAACGCCGTGCTGGACGAGTCGACGAGCCTGGACAACAGGAACGACCAGTGGACGGAGGAGGCCGCGCGCGAGCTGGGAAACATCGCGGTCGCCGTCCGCGCCAACGCGCAGGCCAGGAACGTCGCCGGTACCAGGGCCGAGCTCACGTCGACGGTTCAGCACCTGACGCCGCTCTTGTGTCACTTCATGAGCGAAGGCTTGCAGATGCGCAAGCTGCGGCGCATGTTCCGCACGGCGGTGGGGGCGCCGATGGTGCCGGCGGCCGCGCCCGACCTGCCGCCATTTTTCCATGTGGGAGATCAATGCATGTCGCAGGCGGAGATCAGCAATGGGATCCTCCGCAACACATCAGAGAGCATGTCCGGAAGGGTCAACGCGGCGCTGACGCTGTTGGACGCGGTGGAGGCCGGGGCGACCAACCCCGACGAGGTCTGGGGCAGCATCAATGAGCACCTGGAGGAGGTCACCACCTACACGGAGATGATGGTGGCTCAGCACACCGCACTGAGCCTCCACATGCGATGCGTGGTGATGAGCATCGCGGCCGGCGTCCGCCTCTACTTGCCCGCCTAA